A window of Gouania willdenowi chromosome 12, fGouWil2.1, whole genome shotgun sequence contains these coding sequences:
- the camkk2 gene encoding calcium/calmodulin-dependent protein kinase kinase 2 yields MFPCHIRSWPSTEPPASCSSHAPQVAPSQPLPDLLCSCSTPPLNAHTETPSPDPMESLIVVTEYEPSRPSEEMKEDEVEEMDSSETPEPAPSVAAPFRAPSCDLLSHTVSHPKALLPESQEQRGRLNLSDRKLSLQERSQTATSPCSSPGLNGRYIYPSLPYSPITSPHSSPRLPRRPTVESNSVSITDLQDCVQLNQYKLKDEIGKGSYGVVKLAYNEDDNTYYAMKVLSKKRLMRQAGFPRRPPPRGARAPEGPPQPKGPLERVYQEIAILKKLDHPNVVKLVEVLDDPSEDHLYMVFELVKQGAVMEVPADKPFSEDQARFYFQDLLRGIEYLHYHGIIHRDIKPSNLLVGEDGHIKIADFGVSNQFEGADALLTSTVGTPAFLAPETLSETRKNFSGKALDVWAMGVTLYCFAFGVCPFMDERILSLHQKIKTQPVVLPEHTDISDDLKDLLLKMLDKNPESRISIPQIKVHPWVTRHGAEPLPPEDDNCCMLIEVTEEEVENSVKHIPSLATVILVRTMLRKRSFGNPFDWSRKEERSGLCASGQTLTKQESSEGMRIVELPYVGEDETLS; encoded by the exons ATGTTTCCTTGTCACATCCGCTCCTGGCCCTCTACTGAGCCGCCGGCTTCCTGCAGTAGTCATGCACCCCAAGTGGCCCCCTCACAACCTCTGCCCGATCTGCTGTGCAGCTGCTCCACTCCACCTCTGAACGCCCACACCGAAACACCCTCTCCAGACCCAATGGAGTCCCTCATTGTAGTCACCgagtatgaacccagcagaccCAGTGAGGAGATGAAAGAGGATGAG GTAGAGGAAATGGACAGCTCTGAGACACCTGAGCCAGCCCCCTCCGTGGCAGCACCTTTCCGAGCTCCATCCTGTGACCTGCTGTCCCACACAGTCTCTCATCCAAAGGCTCTTCTGCCAGAAAGCCAAGAGCAGCGGGGAAGATTAAACCTGTCGGACAGGAAGCTCTCACTTCAGGAGCGTTCACAGACGGCAACATCGCCCTGCAGCTCCCCGGGACTCAACGGACGCTACATTTACCCATCGTTACCTTACTCCCCCATAACATCCCCCCACTCCTCTCCACGCCTGCCCCGCCGGCCCACTGTGGAATCCAATAGTGTCTCCATCACAGACCTGCAG GACTGCGTTCAACTCAACCAGTACAAGCTGAAAGATGAGATCGGAAAG GGCTCCTATGGTGTCGTCAAGCTGGCTTACAATGAAGACGACAACACGTACTAT GCGATGAAGGTGTTGTCAAAGAAGAGACTGATGAGACAGGCAGGTTTCCCAA GGAGACCCCCTCCTCGAGGAGCCAGGGCCCCCGAGGGTCCTCCTCAGCCTAAAGGACCCCTGGAGAGGGTGTACCAAGAGATTGCTATCCTTAAAAAACTGGACCACCCAAATGTTGTCAAACTTGTTGAG GTTTTGGATGACCCAAGCGAGGACCATCTGTACATGG tGTTTGAGTTGGTGAAACAAGG GGCTGTGATGGAGGTTCCAGCAGATAAACCCTTTAGTGAAGACCAGGCTCGCTTTTACTTTCAGGATCTGCTCAGGGGGATCGAGTATT TACATTATCACGGAATCATCCACAGAGACATCAAACCCTCAAACCTGTTGGTGGGAGAAGATGGTCACATCAAGATCGCAGACTTTGGTGTTAGTAACCAGTTTGAAGGAGCTGATGCATTACTGACCAGCACAGTGGGAACACCAGCATTCCTTGCACCTGAAACGCTTTCTGAGACCAGAAAGAACTTCTCTGGAAAG GCTTTGGATGTTTGGGCCATGGGTGTGACCCTTTACTGCTTTGCTTTTGGAGTG TGTCCCTTCATGGATGAACGCATTCTCAGTCTTCATCAAAAGATCAAGACTCAGCCTGTGGTGTTACCAGAGCA TACCGACATATCTGATGATCTCAAAGATTTGTTGTTAAAAATGCTGGACAAGAATCCGGAAAGCAGGATATCAATCCCACAGATCAAG GTCCACCCATGGGTGACAAGGCACGGTGCAGAGCCACTTCCTCCTGAGGATGACAACTGCTGTATGCTGATCGAGGTGACCGAGGAGGAAGTGGAAAATTCAGTCAAACACATCCCGAGTTTGGCAActgtg ATCCTTGTGAGGACCATGCTGAGGAAACGTTCCTTTGGGAATCCATTTGATTGGAGCCGGAAAGAGGAGCGCAGTGGTTTGTGCGCTTCAGGGCAAACGCTCAC GAAACAGGAGAGCAGTGAGGGGATGAGAATTGTAGAGCTGCCCTATGTGGGAGAGGACGAGACTCTCTCCTGA